In the genome of Bosea sp. ANAM02, the window GGCGGCCGGTGGCGCCTATCTGCTGCTGTTCGCGGAGCGCCTCGCGCTCCTGCCCTTCACCGTGATCATCGTCGCGGAGGTGCTGGGCTGGCGGCTCGTCGAGGTCGTCGCCATCGTCAATAACGGACTGCGCCGATTCCGGCAGGCGGCGCTGCTGGTCATCATCGGCTCCGCCCTGCGGACGGTCGCGGCCCTGCTCTTCGCCGGTTTCGGCCATGCCAGCCTGGAGATCTGGGCCTTCGCCTATTGCGGGGCGACGATGGCGAGCGCGGCGATCGCCCTCCTCGCCTTCCTGCCGAGGGCGCGCTGGCGCTTCGTGCGCCACCTCTATCCGCGCCGGATGGCCGATGCGGTCTTCGCCGGCGCGGCGGACATCGTGTTCTACGTCCAGTCCGAGCTCGACAAGCTCTTGGTGCTCGGCCTCGCCGGCGAGCGCACTGCAGGCCTCTACGCCATCGCGCTCAGGGTGATCGACCTCACCGCCATGCCGGTGCGCAGTTTCAACCAGATGCTCGTGCAGAAGATCATGAAGGATCGCGGCGTCGGCGGCTTCAGGCGGCTCGCGGCTTACGAGGCGGGCATCGCGCTGGTCTCGATCGGCGGGCTCGTCGCCGTCATCGTCGCGCTCAAGCCCTTCCCGAACCTGCTCGGACGCAATGTCTCGGAAGCGGCCTATCTGTTCGCGCCGATGCTGCTGGTCCCGGCCTTGCGCAATCTCGTCGAGTACCACGCCGAACTGCTCTATGCGCGCGAGCGCACCGGCTCGCGCATCGCACTGCTCTGCCTGCTGACGGCGATCAAGGCCGGGTTGATCTCGCTGGTGATGACGCGCTTCCCGGAAGCCGCAAGCTGGGCCGCCTGGATGAACCTCGTCTTCGGAGCGGTCTATCTCGCCTCGGCCGGCTTCACCTACACGCTGCTGGCGCAGGAGCGCAGGCCGCTACGCTGAGGCCTGCCGCTCGAACAGGGCGCGGATGCGCTCCAGCGGCTCTCCGATGAAGGACTGAACGCCGACGGCGACCTGCCAGGGCTCCAGCACCTCCTCGAAGGAGGCGAGCCGATCCATCCCGGCGACATCCTCGCTGAACCAGTAGACCTTGCAGAGCTCGCGCGTGTCCGGCCAGTGGCCTGCAGCCTCGAGCCCGAGCACGCGTTCGACGAAATAGCCGTAGATCACATATTCCGAGAACTGGCGCTCGCGGGCGATGGCGGAGACCCAGTCGCGGCCACTGATGCTCTCGACATGGTCGAGCAGGGCAAGGACATGGTCGCGGCGCCAGCTCACCAGATTGTTGATGTAGTCCGGGCTCGGGAACGAGGGCGCGTCGAGCCCGAGCAGCGTCGCGGCATGGGTACACCAGGGAATGTGGCGCGCCATGTCGGCGGTGATCGCATCGGGCTTGCGGTAGAGCCGGATCGCGCCGTCATCCGACAGGCTGGTCAGGTCGAAGGGCCGCACGAACAGCATGTCGGAATCGGCGAAGAGGATCACGTCCTCGCTGCTCGCCCGGGCCACTGCGAATTTCCGGAGCTGCTGCGCATGCCAGCCGCGCAGCGGCGGGATGCCGCGCGCCAGCGCCTGCACCCCGGTCCAGAGCCGGCGCTTGCCGAAGCTCAGCGGATCGGGCCGCGATCTGAGCCAGCCCGGCAGCAATTGCGATTCCGGCAGGATGCGGCGGCACGGCCCTTCGAGATCGCGGAAGAGCGGGACGTCGCGATCCTCGACCAGGAGATAATGGATCGCATGGCCGCTGACGAAGCGATCGACGCTGGCGCAAAGCAGCCGGCAACGCTCGACATCGCCCCTGTAGCTCGGCGTCGCCAGGGCAAAGGTTTCGCTCACTATCGGTGACTCACCCGCTCCGTCTGCCGCCCATGGCATATTGCCGGGCCATGCGCATCAGGAAAGCGGGATTTCCGAGGACATAGCGCCGCCAGAGACGGCGCGGTTCGAGCCAGAGCCGATACATCCATTCGAGCCTGATCTGGCGCACCAGCTCGGGCGCGCGCGGCACCTCGTCGGCGAAAAAGTCGAACAGCGCGCCGACGCCGGCTGCGACCGAGCAATGCTGCGGCCCGAGCTTGTCGGCGATGAAGCGCTCCTGCAGCGGATTGCCCATCGCCACCAGAAGCAGGTCCGGGCGCTGGATCCTCAACTTGCCGAGAAGAACGGTTTCGTCGTCGTCGGTGAAATAGCCGTGCGAGACGACACTGAACTGATGCATCGGATAGCGTTGCGTCAGATTGGCCACGGCCCGATCTGCGACTCCGGGCCGGCCACCGAGCAGGGCAACCCGCATCGGCCGCCCGGCGCGGGCGAAGAGCGCGGGGAAGAAATCCGTGCCGTTGAGATTGGCCGGGAAGGCCTTGCCGTAGAGCATCCAGCTCCCGAGATCGACGCCGATCCCGTCGGCCAGCACGAGAAAGGTCGAAAGGCTGCGCTGCAGGGCGGCGTTGCCCGCAGCGACGTTGACGAGATTGGCGTTGCAGAAGGCAAGCTTCATATGGCCGCCGGTCAGCACCGCATCGGTGACCTCGGCAAGTGCCGCCTCACGTTCCATCACGGCGATGCCGATGCCGCCGATATCGCGCTTGGCATAGCCGTGGCGCTTGCGGCCCCCGGCTTCGCTGGCGATCGTGATGGAGGCGGTTGCGGGCACGGTGCTCTCGGTCGGGGGCATGGCGGCCCATTGCGAATGCCGTGATTGTCTTTGCCGTTTCAGGGGCCGGGTCAAGGCAAAGCCGGCTGAAAGGTGAACGGGTTGTTCCCGCGATCCGCGAAGCCGCGTTAATGGCAATCCTCTTGCAGCAACAAGGCCTTGTACCGAACCGGAACGATTGTCCGGACCACCGCGCCACCCTCTCCGGAACGCCGTCCCACCGCGATACAGGCCTGATCCAAACCGCCCCGATCCGGCACGCCGCGGAGGCCATCGGCTCCCGATCTTTTTGCCATCATCCTTAACGAAACGCATGGCGGCCTTGCGCATCTCACCGAAGCGTCGATGCCATCTGGCCGCTCCTCCGCCGGCCGGTTAGGGTGATTCGCATAAGACGTTCGGGAGGGCTGAGCATGAACCAAATCGATTTAAAGAAGCGCGTCGCCATCGTCACCGGTGGAGCGCAAGGCATCGGCCGCGCCGTCGCCGAGCGTTTCGCGCAGAGCGGCGCGACCGTCGCGATCTGGGACGTGGACGCCGCGCTCGCAGCCAAGGCCGCCAACGAGATCGGCCATGGCGCGGTCGGCGTCGGCGTCGACGTGACCGATGCCGAGGCCGTGCAGAAGGCCAGCGACGCGCTGGAAGCCCGGCATGGCAGCATCGATATCCTCGTCACCAGCGCCGGCATCGCCGGGCCCAACCACAAGACCTGGGAATATCCGCTGGAGGACTGGGCCCGGGTCATGAAGCTCAATGTCGACGGCACGCTGCATTGCTGCCGCTCGGTGATCCCCGGCATGGTCAAGCGCAATTACGGGCGCATCGTCCTGGTCGCCTCGATCGCCGGCAAGGAAGGCAACCCCAACGCCTCCGCCTATTCCGCCTCGAAGGCGGCGGTGATCGCGCTGACCAAGTCGCTGGGCAAGGAGCTCGCCGACAAAGACATCGCGGTGAACTGCATCACGCCGGCGGCGGCGCGCACCCGCATCTTCGACCAGATGAGCGAGGAGCATATCGGCTACATGCTGGCGAAGATCCCGCGCGGGCGCTTCCTGCTGCCCGACGAGGTGGCCGCGATGGTCGCCTTCCTCGCTTCTGCCGAGAACAGCTTCACCACGGCCGGCGTGTTCGACCTCTCGGGTGGCCGCGCGACTTATTGAAGCCGCTGGATCGAGAGTTGCCCTGTCATTCCGGGGCAGGCTGCAGGCCTGTGCCCGGAAGCCATGAAACAAGATGCGCTCCAGTTCATCATGCTCGCCCTTGTGGCGAGCATCCACGTCTTGAACGCCGCATGGCATCGATGAAGACGTGGATGGTCGGGACAAGCCCGACCATGACGGCGGCGTTTCATCAAACACGGCACGCAAAAACGCCGCCACGGAGAAGCTGCTTGGCGAAATTGCCCGTCGCAGTTTTCGCAACCCTGATCTAGCTTGGCGGCATGATGCAGACGCTCCCCTCCGCCGCCGTCCTCGGTGCCCGCGCCTTCGCCGCGCTGGCCGGCCTCAACCGCTTCAGCGACGAGCCCGGTAAGCTGACGCGGCTCTATCTCTCGGCCGCGCACAAGCAGGCGGCGGAATGGGTCAAGGGTGCGATGGAGGTGGCGGGGCTGACCGCCTTCATCGATGCCGCCGGCTCGGTGCAGGGCCGGCGCGAAGGCAGCGTGCCGGGTCTGCCTGCCGTGCTGATCGGCTCGCATATCGACACGGTCAAGGATGGCGGGCGTTTCGACGGCAATCTCGGCGTCGTCGCCGGTATCCTGGCGGCCCAGGCCCTGCGCGATGCCGGGATCAACCTGCCCTTCCCGCTCGAAGTGATCGGCTTCGGCGACGAGGAGAATGTCCGCTTTCCCACGCATCTCTCGACCTCCGAGGCCTTGGCCGGCGCCTATGACCCGGCCTGGCTGGAGGCGCGCGACAGCGAGGGCGTGAAGCTCGGCGAGGCCCTCGTCGCCTTCGGCGGCAATCCGGCCGGAATTCCGGCGCTGGCGCGCAAGCCCGGCTCGATCCAGGCCTATCTCGAAGTCCATATCGAGCAGGGGCCAGTGCTGGAGGCGGAGAACGAGCCGGTCGGCATCGTCACCGCCATCAACGCGCAGAGTCGCGCCCGCGTGCGCGTCGCGGGCGAGGCGGGACATGCCGGCACCGTGCCGATGGCGTTGCGCAAGGACGCGCTGACCGCGGCGGCCGAGATGGCGCTGGCGCTGGAGCAGATCGCGGGCGCGCATGAGCTTGCGGTCGGCACGGTCGGCGTGCTCAGGCCTGACCCCGGCGCGACCAATGTCGTCCCCGGCGCGGCCGAATTCACCATCGATTTCCGTGCGCCCAAGGATGAGACGCTCGCGGCCATGGATGCCGAGATCCGCAAGAGCTTCGGCGAGATCGCCGAGCGTCGCGGCGTCGGGCTGGAGATCATCCCTTATGCCAGGGCCGCGGCCGTGCCGATGGAACCCCGGCTGCAGGATGCCTTCGCCGCCGGCATCGCCCGCGCCGGGAGCAATCTCGCCGGCCGCCGCCTGCCCTCCGGCGCCGGGC includes:
- a CDS encoding SDR family NAD(P)-dependent oxidoreductase is translated as MNQIDLKKRVAIVTGGAQGIGRAVAERFAQSGATVAIWDVDAALAAKAANEIGHGAVGVGVDVTDAEAVQKASDALEARHGSIDILVTSAGIAGPNHKTWEYPLEDWARVMKLNVDGTLHCCRSVIPGMVKRNYGRIVLVASIAGKEGNPNASAYSASKAAVIALTKSLGKELADKDIAVNCITPAAARTRIFDQMSEEHIGYMLAKIPRGRFLLPDEVAAMVAFLASAENSFTTAGVFDLSGGRATY
- a CDS encoding Zn-dependent hydrolase; amino-acid sequence: MMQTLPSAAVLGARAFAALAGLNRFSDEPGKLTRLYLSAAHKQAAEWVKGAMEVAGLTAFIDAAGSVQGRREGSVPGLPAVLIGSHIDTVKDGGRFDGNLGVVAGILAAQALRDAGINLPFPLEVIGFGDEENVRFPTHLSTSEALAGAYDPAWLEARDSEGVKLGEALVAFGGNPAGIPALARKPGSIQAYLEVHIEQGPVLEAENEPVGIVTAINAQSRARVRVAGEAGHAGTVPMALRKDALTAAAEMALALEQIAGAHELAVGTVGVLRPDPGATNVVPGAAEFTIDFRAPKDETLAAMDAEIRKSFGEIAERRGVGLEIIPYARAAAVPMEPRLQDAFAAGIARAGSNLAGRRLPSGAGHDAMAIATVAPVAMLFVRNEKGISHSPLENMTEADAGIAIRVLIETILELAGHSQ
- a CDS encoding DUF6492 family protein, which translates into the protein MSETFALATPSYRGDVERCRLLCASVDRFVSGHAIHYLLVEDRDVPLFRDLEGPCRRILPESQLLPGWLRSRPDPLSFGKRRLWTGVQALARGIPPLRGWHAQQLRKFAVARASSEDVILFADSDMLFVRPFDLTSLSDDGAIRLYRKPDAITADMARHIPWCTHAATLLGLDAPSFPSPDYINNLVSWRRDHVLALLDHVESISGRDWVSAIARERQFSEYVIYGYFVERVLGLEAAGHWPDTRELCKVYWFSEDVAGMDRLASFEEVLEPWQVAVGVQSFIGEPLERIRALFERQASA
- a CDS encoding lipopolysaccharide biosynthesis protein, whose translation is MLPDRATIFAYLTILSGSAGRLVISLVYFLIVANTLTLGEFGLFATASSTGLILSRLLAFGFISPLYRVATVKPRLLGAYLSGFAGLAALSLPLIVAAAGGAYLLLFAERLALLPFTVIIVAEVLGWRLVEVVAIVNNGLRRFRQAALLVIIGSALRTVAALLFAGFGHASLEIWAFAYCGATMASAAIALLAFLPRARWRFVRHLYPRRMADAVFAGAADIVFYVQSELDKLLVLGLAGERTAGLYAIALRVIDLTAMPVRSFNQMLVQKIMKDRGVGGFRRLAAYEAGIALVSIGGLVAVIVALKPFPNLLGRNVSEAAYLFAPMLLVPALRNLVEYHAELLYARERTGSRIALLCLLTAIKAGLISLVMTRFPEAASWAAWMNLVFGAVYLASAGFTYTLLAQERRPLR
- a CDS encoding WecB/TagA/CpsF family glycosyltransferase → MPATASITIASEAGGRKRHGYAKRDIGGIGIAVMEREAALAEVTDAVLTGGHMKLAFCNANLVNVAAGNAALQRSLSTFLVLADGIGVDLGSWMLYGKAFPANLNGTDFFPALFARAGRPMRVALLGGRPGVADRAVANLTQRYPMHQFSVVSHGYFTDDDETVLLGKLRIQRPDLLLVAMGNPLQERFIADKLGPQHCSVAAGVGALFDFFADEVPRAPELVRQIRLEWMYRLWLEPRRLWRRYVLGNPAFLMRMARQYAMGGRRSG